A window from Polaromonas naphthalenivorans CJ2 encodes these proteins:
- a CDS encoding response regulator codes for MSFPLYRRLGGIIFLDDDQAYLQVLGDALPEGLQVRLFHRPAVCAKTLIQEQNVWNADFRCQQEIVKRWHGGTQLIPQILKYWRDDGTKRFSLTKICMVDYSMPAMNGVEFLHSIKGWKGSRILLTGLADEQIAVSAFNSGLIQKYIPKQTSKLTSHLINTIGEFLQASIDNHQQIWSPTLSERQLALISDPLISKRLEYLSLTQGWVEHVVIGAPFGVLSQNSKGTIQWLQLEAAENLQELAELAEHQGWDDKTVRNIKSGETLIDVELRQVLDDGRRPEPRESFPIDGEHSTVYAAQFGVYESLGAGCVHSYGRLLVGLSQRAIQD; via the coding sequence ATGTCATTTCCACTTTACCGTCGTCTTGGCGGCATCATTTTCTTGGATGATGATCAGGCCTATCTTCAAGTTTTGGGCGATGCCTTGCCTGAGGGCCTACAAGTCCGCCTCTTTCATCGTCCTGCCGTGTGCGCAAAAACCCTGATTCAAGAGCAAAACGTATGGAATGCTGACTTCCGGTGCCAGCAGGAGATCGTTAAAAGGTGGCACGGTGGTACTCAACTGATCCCGCAGATTCTGAAATATTGGCGTGATGACGGCACAAAGCGTTTTTCGCTAACGAAGATCTGCATGGTGGACTATTCCATGCCTGCCATGAATGGGGTTGAATTCTTGCACTCCATCAAGGGCTGGAAAGGTTCACGGATATTACTTACTGGTTTGGCAGATGAACAAATCGCTGTGAGTGCTTTCAACTCTGGATTGATCCAGAAGTACATTCCCAAGCAGACCTCCAAGCTAACTTCACACCTAATCAATACCATTGGTGAGTTTCTTCAAGCCTCAATTGACAATCACCAACAGATTTGGTCACCAACTTTGTCTGAAAGACAGCTGGCCCTGATCTCCGACCCGCTGATTTCAAAGCGATTGGAATATCTATCTCTAACGCAAGGATGGGTAGAGCATGTTGTGATCGGTGCGCCGTTTGGCGTGTTATCTCAGAACTCTAAGGGCACTATTCAATGGCTGCAACTGGAGGCAGCAGAAAACCTACAGGAACTTGCTGAGCTAGCTGAGCATCAAGGTTGGGACGACAAAACAGTGCGAAACATCAAGAGCGGAGAAACTTTGATTGATGTGGAACTGCGTCAAGTCCTTGACGATGGCCGCAGACCAGAGCCACGGGAATCTTTCCCGATCGACGGAGAGCATTCCACTGTGTATGCCGCTCAGTTTGGTGTTTACGAGAGCTTAGGTGCTGGTTGTGTGCATAGCTACGGTCGGCTTTTGGTCGGCCTGAGCCAAAGAGCTATCCAAGATTGA
- a CDS encoding DUF6283 family protein, with product MRKPAKIINVRPAGPDHQVVTVAGEVAGYRRKPCGGCPWLVQNAGAFPAEAFRHSASTAYDMARNVFSCHESGIKPAHTCAGFLLRGAGHNMAVRIGYITGRYKDDVAGADAALHDSYRAMAVANGVAHDDPVLAPCR from the coding sequence ATGCGCAAACCAGCAAAAATCATCAACGTCCGGCCCGCCGGTCCAGACCACCAGGTGGTCACTGTTGCGGGCGAGGTGGCCGGTTACCGGCGAAAACCGTGCGGCGGCTGCCCCTGGCTTGTCCAGAACGCCGGAGCGTTTCCGGCCGAGGCGTTCAGGCACAGCGCCAGCACGGCTTACGACATGGCGCGCAACGTGTTTTCGTGCCACGAGTCCGGTATCAAGCCGGCCCACACCTGCGCCGGCTTCTTGCTGCGCGGCGCCGGCCACAACATGGCCGTGCGCATCGGCTATATCACGGGCCGATACAAGGATGACGTGGCAGGCGCGGACGCCGCGCTGCACGACAGCTACCGGGCCATGGCCGTTGCCAACGGCGTGGCACACGACGATCCGGTGCTGGCGCCTTGCCGCTGA
- a CDS encoding ComEC/Rec2 family competence protein: MLTHQADNGEQGRLAMIDSGDNGLTGWKPSTYIKNHLRRSVLDYLFITNADLDHMSDLNNLWTEGITVSSFQRNRSVSPEVLRIIKEASGELTDDIERYLALHTDYIHAVDAPFDQHMGGITVTAFSNPYPRFYDTNNLSLAVFFKFGPFKILFPGDLEEDGWLAMLEQPAFRAELVGTTVLVASHHGRTNGYCQRIFDYFEPQVVVISDKSIVHSTQKPHYQYAASNQGVLVSNTNRRRRCLTTRKDGWILFKVSDDGRYTVTTEYNG, encoded by the coding sequence ATGCTCACACACCAGGCAGACAACGGTGAGCAAGGTCGACTCGCAATGATCGATTCCGGCGACAACGGGCTGACGGGATGGAAGCCAAGCACCTATATCAAGAATCACCTGCGGCGCAGTGTGCTGGACTACCTGTTCATCACAAATGCAGACCTCGACCATATGAGCGATCTGAACAATCTGTGGACCGAGGGCATCACCGTCTCCTCGTTTCAGAGGAATCGCAGCGTGTCACCAGAGGTCTTGAGGATCATCAAGGAAGCGAGTGGCGAGCTGACCGACGACATCGAGAGGTACTTGGCCCTTCACACTGACTACATACACGCCGTCGATGCCCCTTTCGATCAGCACATGGGCGGCATTACGGTAACCGCCTTCTCCAACCCCTACCCTCGCTTCTACGACACGAACAACCTGAGCCTGGCCGTGTTCTTCAAATTCGGGCCGTTCAAGATCCTGTTCCCTGGCGACCTGGAAGAAGATGGATGGCTCGCGATGCTGGAACAACCAGCGTTTCGCGCCGAGTTGGTCGGTACGACAGTGCTGGTCGCATCCCATCATGGCCGAACGAACGGCTATTGCCAACGGATATTTGACTACTTCGAACCGCAAGTGGTAGTGATCTCGGACAAGTCAATTGTCCACTCAACCCAAAAACCACATTACCAGTACGCTGCTTCGAATCAGGGCGTGCTAGTGTCCAACACCAACCGACGTCGACGCTGCCTAACGACGCGCAAAGACGGCTGGATTTTGTTCAAAGTGTCGGATGACGGCAGGTATACGGTCACCACAGAATACAACGGATAA
- a CDS encoding site-specific integrase produces the protein MTVVQSGAIGSLIKSADAIVERHGAVRVNGKVASIRTIEISRQVMRESCHRLHGLGFYLSDISSLKEKHIHALVRDWHATGSRSGKPLANKTMQNQLSRLRIFAGWLGKPEIVKPGGLAVYLPEVEASSLKVRTYTERSKSWTGNGVDLVEIIGRARLEDERVWAMLLMGVAFGLRKKEMLRIQPWRADALCELRIDGSVAKNGRARSIPFIGAGHPYGLFQRWCLDQARRVTKRGQTLGWPDLSFKQSENRFYHCMKKLGVTQVDSGISPHGLRAEFAENMALIRGLVPPSLGGDIDQMGKAQRLEITDAITSMLGHDEDRTIKAYFSSFYRPLAHVGGIGGKVGPTLALDRMQDIFVTVHVNPVPVRAKDGSYRIQSVAERAATAVTCVLENPPQEDRHFDVVSFIAEYPQFAERIRKSLVAVGLGD, from the coding sequence ATGACAGTCGTACAAAGCGGCGCCATAGGCAGCCTGATCAAGAGCGCCGACGCCATCGTCGAGCGGCACGGCGCAGTGCGTGTCAACGGCAAGGTCGCCTCCATCAGGACCATCGAGATTTCCCGGCAGGTGATGCGCGAGTCTTGCCACAGATTGCATGGCCTGGGCTTTTACCTGAGCGATATATCTTCGCTGAAGGAAAAGCACATCCATGCCCTGGTGCGCGACTGGCATGCCACGGGCAGCCGGAGCGGCAAGCCGCTGGCAAACAAGACGATGCAGAACCAGCTGTCGCGCCTGCGCATCTTTGCCGGCTGGCTGGGCAAGCCCGAGATCGTCAAGCCCGGCGGGCTGGCGGTGTACCTGCCCGAGGTCGAGGCATCGAGCCTGAAGGTCAGGACCTATACCGAACGCAGCAAGAGCTGGACGGGCAATGGGGTGGACCTGGTCGAGATCATCGGCCGGGCGAGGCTCGAAGACGAGCGTGTCTGGGCCATGCTGCTGATGGGCGTGGCGTTCGGCCTGCGCAAAAAGGAGATGCTTCGGATTCAACCCTGGCGGGCCGACGCGCTCTGCGAGCTGCGCATCGATGGCAGCGTGGCCAAGAACGGCCGCGCCCGCTCGATTCCCTTCATCGGCGCGGGACACCCTTATGGGCTGTTTCAGCGCTGGTGCCTGGACCAGGCCAGGCGCGTGACCAAGCGAGGCCAGACGCTGGGCTGGCCGGACTTGAGCTTCAAGCAGTCGGAGAACCGCTTCTACCACTGCATGAAAAAGCTGGGCGTCACCCAGGTCGACAGCGGCATCTCGCCGCACGGCCTGCGGGCGGAGTTCGCCGAGAACATGGCCCTGATCCGGGGCTTGGTGCCGCCCTCGCTGGGCGGGGACATTGACCAGATGGGCAAGGCGCAGCGCCTGGAGATCACCGATGCCATTACCAGCATGCTGGGCCACGACGAGGATCGCACGATCAAGGCCTACTTTTCCAGCTTCTACCGGCCGCTGGCCCATGTGGGCGGCATCGGCGGCAAGGTCGGCCCCACCCTTGCGCTAGATCGAATGCAGGACATCTTCGTGACGGTCCATGTCAACCCGGTGCCGGTCAGGGCCAAGGACGGCAGCTACCGCATCCAGAGCGTGGCCGAGCGTGCTGCTACGGCAGTGACGTGCGTGCTGGAAAACCCCCCGCAGGAGGACCGGCACTTTGACGTGGTGAGCTTTATCGCCGAGTACCCGCAGTTTGCCGAGCGCATCAGGAAGTCGCTCGTGGCCGTGGGGCTGGGCGATTAG
- a CDS encoding antA/AntB antirepressor family protein: MPNGKTQPDPVATGHGSAQALPKNSGASKPKPGDAVRKATKKAIASLGETAHQPAAMAASPVGGDSPAGLELVQVAQGVIGGLECLVVDGRALHEVLGAKRDFATWLKSKLDEYGFIEKVDFEIFPQTGENSKVGRPTQDYSLSLDMAKELAMVERTPQGRAARRYFIACEQRLMQAGIPAPALAQPTHGPVGHEGGDMLDYFGPEDVHETAMIHNAMYTRTWLLAMREANNVLLLGRDAGIAEGFACVYQQRMLSQLVKSLESINFAERFKDNYIADTTAYINSWMPAPN; encoded by the coding sequence ATGCCCAACGGAAAAACGCAACCCGATCCAGTGGCTACGGGCCACGGCAGTGCGCAGGCCCTGCCCAAAAATTCCGGCGCCTCCAAACCCAAACCCGGTGATGCCGTGCGCAAGGCCACCAAAAAGGCGATTGCCAGCCTGGGTGAAACCGCGCACCAGCCGGCCGCGATGGCCGCGTCGCCTGTTGGCGGCGACAGCCCGGCCGGCCTGGAGCTGGTGCAGGTGGCACAAGGAGTCATCGGCGGGCTGGAGTGCCTGGTCGTCGATGGCAGGGCGCTTCACGAGGTTCTTGGTGCCAAGCGCGACTTTGCGACCTGGCTCAAAAGCAAGCTGGACGAGTACGGCTTTATTGAGAAAGTCGATTTTGAGATATTCCCCCAAACGGGGGAAAACTCCAAAGTCGGCAGACCAACACAAGATTACAGCTTGTCCCTCGACATGGCCAAGGAGCTGGCGATGGTCGAGCGCACGCCGCAAGGGCGGGCGGCCAGGCGCTACTTCATCGCGTGCGAGCAGCGCCTGATGCAGGCCGGCATCCCGGCGCCAGCGCTGGCGCAGCCGACCCACGGTCCGGTAGGCCATGAAGGAGGCGACATGCTCGACTACTTCGGGCCGGAAGATGTGCACGAAACGGCAATGATCCACAACGCCATGTACACGCGCACGTGGCTGCTTGCCATGCGCGAGGCGAACAACGTGCTCCTTCTCGGGCGCGACGCAGGCATTGCCGAGGGCTTTGCCTGCGTCTACCAGCAGCGCATGCTGAGCCAGCTGGTAAAAAGCCTGGAAAGTATCAATTTCGCTGAGCGGTTCAAGGACAACTATATCGCGGACACGACGGCCTATATAAACAGCTGGATGCCTGCGCCTAACTGA
- a CDS encoding ParM/StbA family protein, producing the protein MKPSILAIDIGFGNTKATWSHRTLAGKAEAWSEIIFKSVCPLALDDDIAPGQATSNLDRVAVSVAGQAYYVGPKADREGGLRALHPDYINTPTHEALLLGAWHYMFKETGIVSPSVDMLVLGLPVSGFSANKKVLKEIGSRVRRVPVPMPMRSRLGKAYVDVSAKQVVVLPQPLGGLRLAAQSALELADDGVISMVIDPGYLTFDWLLSDGMAPHYELCGSFQGGVSQLINAVAKRLSQDHGIESADFAMIESALAKGELLLDLKRIDMTPYRKLAGQQAQDMVAQWLMRFNPYKAGVSRIFVCGGGAGFYIDALKARLPHIRMDVMPEGVMSNCRGYFLTGQDMFAD; encoded by the coding sequence ATGAAACCCAGCATACTCGCCATCGATATCGGCTTTGGCAACACCAAAGCCACCTGGTCCCACCGCACGCTTGCCGGCAAAGCCGAGGCCTGGTCGGAAATCATTTTCAAATCCGTCTGCCCGCTGGCCCTGGACGATGACATCGCACCTGGCCAAGCCACGAGCAATCTAGACCGGGTGGCAGTCAGCGTTGCCGGGCAGGCGTACTACGTCGGACCGAAGGCCGACCGCGAAGGCGGTTTGCGCGCCCTGCATCCGGACTACATCAACACGCCCACGCACGAGGCACTGCTGCTGGGAGCATGGCACTACATGTTCAAGGAGACCGGCATCGTCAGCCCGAGCGTGGACATGCTCGTGCTGGGCCTGCCCGTGTCGGGGTTTTCGGCCAACAAGAAGGTGCTCAAGGAGATCGGTTCGCGCGTGCGCCGCGTGCCCGTTCCCATGCCTATGCGCAGCCGCCTTGGAAAGGCTTATGTGGACGTCTCGGCCAAGCAAGTGGTGGTGCTCCCCCAGCCGCTAGGCGGGCTGCGCCTGGCGGCCCAGAGCGCGCTGGAGCTGGCCGACGACGGCGTGATCTCGATGGTGATCGACCCGGGTTACCTCACGTTCGACTGGTTACTCTCCGATGGGATGGCGCCGCACTACGAGCTGTGCGGCTCGTTCCAGGGGGGCGTGTCCCAGCTCATCAATGCCGTGGCCAAGCGGCTGAGCCAGGACCACGGGATCGAGTCGGCCGACTTCGCGATGATCGAGTCGGCGCTGGCCAAGGGCGAGCTGCTGCTGGACCTCAAGCGGATCGACATGACGCCGTACCGCAAGCTGGCCGGCCAGCAAGCCCAGGACATGGTGGCGCAGTGGCTGATGCGCTTCAATCCTTACAAGGCGGGCGTCTCGCGCATTTTCGTCTGCGGGGGCGGCGCCGGCTTCTACATCGATGCGCTCAAGGCGCGGCTGCCCCACATCCGCATGGACGTCATGCCCGAAGGCGTCATGAGCAACTGCCGGGGCTACTTTCTCACAGGACAGGACATGTTCGCAGATTAA
- a CDS encoding IS110 family RNA-guided transposase yields MKVTTVGIDLAKNVFQIHGVSEFGKPLIKKQLRRNQMAEFFVNLPPCLVGMEACGSAHHWARKLQAMGHTVKLMAAQFVKPYVKTNKNDAADAEAICEAVTRPNMRFVPIKNVEQQSVLLLHRARQGFVKARTAQANQIRGMLSEFGLIIPLGIRHIANHVPELIEDASNVLPGSFRLLIERLLNHLKELDRQVDELESQIVAWHRQSEASSKLARIPGIGPITASALVASLGDAKSFDSGRQVAAWLGLVPKQHSSGGRQNLLGISKRGDSYLRTLLIHGARSVVLRASLKSDPNRTCSWINDVVNRRNKNVAAVALANKNARIAWALLTHDRRYEAGYIASKASA; encoded by the coding sequence ATGAAAGTTACAACCGTTGGCATTGATCTGGCAAAAAACGTGTTTCAAATTCACGGCGTCAGTGAATTCGGCAAGCCCCTTATCAAAAAGCAATTGCGGCGCAATCAAATGGCCGAGTTCTTCGTGAACTTGCCACCTTGCCTGGTCGGTATGGAAGCGTGCGGTAGCGCCCACCATTGGGCCCGCAAGCTGCAGGCGATGGGCCACACTGTCAAGCTGATGGCGGCCCAATTTGTCAAGCCGTACGTCAAGACAAACAAGAATGATGCGGCTGATGCAGAGGCAATTTGCGAGGCTGTGACCCGGCCGAACATGCGCTTCGTGCCGATCAAGAATGTTGAGCAGCAAAGCGTGCTGTTGCTCCATCGTGCGCGCCAGGGATTCGTGAAGGCGCGTACCGCCCAGGCCAATCAGATTCGAGGCATGCTGAGCGAGTTTGGTCTGATCATTCCCCTGGGCATCAGGCATATCGCAAACCATGTGCCAGAACTCATCGAAGATGCCAGCAACGTGCTACCCGGATCATTTCGGCTGCTCATTGAGCGTTTGTTAAATCACCTTAAGGAGTTGGACCGCCAAGTCGATGAACTGGAGTCGCAGATCGTAGCGTGGCATCGTCAAAGTGAAGCCAGCAGCAAATTGGCACGGATACCCGGCATAGGTCCCATCACTGCTAGTGCGCTGGTGGCCTCACTGGGAGATGCCAAGAGCTTCGATAGCGGCAGGCAGGTCGCTGCCTGGCTGGGTCTGGTGCCCAAGCAGCACTCCAGCGGAGGTAGGCAGAACCTGTTGGGGATCAGCAAACGCGGCGACTCGTACCTGCGAACCCTTTTGATTCACGGAGCACGCTCTGTGGTGTTGCGTGCGAGTCTAAAGAGCGATCCGAACCGCACGTGCAGTTGGATCAATGACGTCGTCAACCGGCGTAACAAGAATGTGGCGGCAGTGGCGCTGGCTAACAAAAATGCCCGGATCGCCTGGGCGTTGCTAACACATGACAGGCGATATGAGGCCGGGTACATCGCTTCCAAGGCCAGCGCCTGA
- a CDS encoding ThiF family adenylyltransferase, with translation MAEEYHELTNVSALADEVGLTIPRAKTLFDVVSRQRDYAVVQLLQHCDDGTPKLECIVVEVECDGVPPKNGVGINYRERLALCVSDDPKQLIEVLAMRKDFPVLMHQNQGILDAPASLCLYFESVAAVMRTWTPQSFLRRIQWWLEKSARGELHPTDQPVEHLFFATRYELVLPWNLSTLRKSAEHRFVIARGPERPDAGFTCFLEAVPKDAAVKTGTAAPIELVLQPILHGFVERDPATLGQLADILSRRGIDLLPYLRAALQARVGAKGVVASADDKCTVILLHIPICRTEGAEPVGVTHRAFLLLAGGLELGVAVGALFVLDKKYFSATGLIGAQPATEWRSQPVLPMAVLSQNDAAAARKQSGITEEGPAGALVGAGSLGSAILNFWGRAGWGSWTVIDKDHIKPHNLSRHVAYAQHIGYPKATVVADLHAAAMHGASEITPLNADASDFKPGAVTDALSSVKLVVDASTTLEYPRAASMVDGFARHFSVFVTPTGNAGILLAEDAQRLLRLRTLEAQYYRALIQENWGRNHLTDNTGSFWSGASCRDISVVIPYSRIMGQASTLAEQIPLAAAQDGAMIRVWQRDPVRGTVEVHDVPVATERRMQLGEFDLFVDASVELQLRDLRTKGFPNETGGVLIGYYDFNVSAVIVVAALPAPPDSKSSPGSFERGIAGLAETVTEASRRTAGVVGYIGEWHSHPPGHSASPSRDDLVQLVHLALGMADDGLPAVQLIVGEHDLQVLQGTVK, from the coding sequence ATGGCCGAGGAGTACCACGAACTCACGAATGTCAGTGCGCTTGCGGATGAAGTAGGACTGACGATCCCGCGAGCCAAGACGTTATTCGATGTCGTCTCGCGGCAGCGCGACTACGCGGTGGTCCAGCTCCTGCAACACTGCGATGACGGGACTCCGAAGCTTGAATGCATCGTCGTCGAGGTCGAGTGCGATGGTGTGCCTCCAAAAAATGGCGTCGGCATCAATTATCGGGAACGCTTGGCGCTATGTGTGTCCGACGATCCCAAGCAGCTCATCGAGGTTCTGGCAATGCGCAAGGACTTCCCTGTTTTGATGCACCAGAACCAGGGCATCCTCGATGCCCCTGCGAGCCTTTGTCTGTACTTCGAATCCGTGGCGGCGGTGATGCGCACTTGGACACCGCAAAGTTTTTTGCGCCGAATCCAGTGGTGGCTCGAAAAGAGTGCACGGGGTGAACTGCACCCGACGGACCAGCCGGTTGAACATCTGTTCTTCGCTACCAGATACGAACTCGTTCTGCCGTGGAATCTGTCAACGTTACGCAAAAGTGCTGAGCATCGCTTCGTCATCGCGCGAGGCCCCGAGCGTCCCGACGCGGGCTTCACGTGCTTCCTGGAAGCGGTCCCTAAAGATGCTGCGGTCAAGACCGGCACCGCCGCCCCCATCGAGTTGGTGCTGCAACCGATCCTGCACGGGTTCGTCGAGCGCGATCCAGCGACATTGGGACAACTCGCTGACATTCTTTCCAGGCGTGGCATCGATCTCCTGCCCTACTTGCGAGCAGCCCTGCAGGCGCGCGTGGGCGCCAAGGGCGTCGTCGCATCGGCCGACGACAAATGCACGGTCATCCTGCTCCATATCCCCATCTGCCGGACCGAAGGCGCAGAGCCCGTCGGCGTTACCCATCGCGCGTTCCTGCTGCTGGCAGGCGGACTGGAACTCGGCGTCGCCGTCGGCGCATTGTTCGTCCTCGACAAGAAGTATTTCAGCGCAACGGGGCTGATCGGTGCGCAGCCTGCCACCGAGTGGCGTTCGCAGCCTGTTTTGCCGATGGCCGTCCTGAGCCAAAACGACGCAGCGGCAGCGAGGAAGCAGTCGGGCATCACCGAGGAAGGACCGGCCGGCGCGCTTGTTGGCGCAGGTTCCCTCGGCAGCGCGATACTCAATTTTTGGGGACGCGCTGGCTGGGGAAGCTGGACCGTCATCGATAAGGACCATATCAAGCCGCACAACCTGTCTCGGCATGTGGCCTATGCGCAGCACATTGGATACCCCAAGGCCACCGTCGTGGCGGACCTACACGCGGCGGCCATGCATGGGGCCTCCGAGATCACCCCACTGAACGCCGATGCCAGTGACTTCAAGCCTGGGGCGGTCACTGATGCACTGTCAAGTGTGAAGCTAGTGGTCGACGCCTCGACGACTCTGGAATATCCGCGCGCCGCAAGTATGGTCGATGGCTTCGCCAGACACTTCTCGGTCTTCGTCACACCAACCGGCAATGCAGGAATATTACTTGCCGAAGACGCCCAACGGCTTCTTCGCCTGCGTACTCTTGAAGCGCAGTATTACCGCGCCTTGATCCAAGAGAACTGGGGACGAAACCACCTCACCGACAACACTGGTTCGTTCTGGAGCGGCGCGAGCTGCCGGGATATTTCTGTGGTCATACCGTATTCGCGGATCATGGGCCAGGCCAGTACACTGGCCGAGCAGATTCCATTGGCGGCAGCGCAAGACGGCGCAATGATTCGCGTATGGCAGCGCGATCCAGTTCGTGGCACCGTGGAGGTGCACGACGTGCCTGTGGCCACTGAACGTCGCATGCAGCTCGGTGAATTCGATCTGTTCGTCGACGCCAGCGTAGAGCTGCAACTTCGGGACTTGCGGACGAAGGGATTTCCCAATGAAACCGGCGGCGTGTTAATCGGGTATTACGATTTCAACGTCAGTGCCGTCATCGTAGTCGCGGCCCTTCCTGCTCCGCCTGACAGCAAGTCCAGTCCTGGCTCATTCGAGCGCGGCATCGCTGGTCTGGCAGAAACGGTCACCGAAGCGTCTCGACGGACAGCCGGAGTCGTCGGCTACATCGGCGAGTGGCACAGCCATCCACCTGGGCATTCCGCCTCACCCAGCCGTGACGATCTCGTGCAACTCGTTCATCTGGCCTTGGGCATGGCCGATGACGGTCTCCCCGCCGTTCAGCTCATCGTCGGTGAACACGATCTGCAAGTCTTGCAAGGCACGGTGAAGTGA
- a CDS encoding helix-turn-helix transcriptional regulator encodes MEALIILGPDPFSTEESRLVRAVQPANLLLAAQTLAKSGDFGVAWDDFMAPLVGWEDIADAIPEATQGWRMLCVGHGLQSVLRIAFPMTGGRAFECYLFSSLKWHDQNDAAQLAWSAFIKWPALKQALIQAHSPLSPREIECLKLAFKGLTARESSEKMGCTERTVTFHIANASTKLRADNKLAAIQRACWFGLF; translated from the coding sequence GTGGAAGCTCTGATAATTCTCGGCCCCGACCCGTTTTCTACAGAGGAAAGTCGGTTGGTGCGCGCGGTGCAGCCAGCTAACCTACTCTTGGCAGCACAAACGCTTGCTAAAAGTGGTGACTTTGGCGTAGCGTGGGATGATTTCATGGCGCCTCTCGTCGGCTGGGAGGACATTGCAGACGCCATCCCAGAAGCAACCCAAGGCTGGCGCATGCTTTGTGTGGGGCACGGTCTCCAGAGTGTGTTGCGCATCGCATTTCCCATGACTGGAGGGAGAGCCTTCGAATGCTATCTTTTCAGTTCTTTAAAGTGGCACGACCAGAATGACGCTGCTCAACTCGCTTGGTCGGCATTTATTAAATGGCCAGCACTCAAGCAAGCCTTGATTCAAGCCCACAGTCCACTAAGCCCGCGAGAAATTGAGTGTTTGAAATTGGCGTTCAAGGGGCTGACTGCCAGGGAAAGCAGCGAAAAAATGGGTTGCACCGAACGCACCGTGACGTTTCACATCGCCAATGCCAGCACCAAGCTGCGCGCCGACAACAAGTTGGCGGCAATACAGCGGGCCTGCTGGTTTGGTCTTTTCTAA
- a CDS encoding ComEC/Rec2 family competence protein yields MADKHQVIFYPVGNGDTTQIVLTGGRRVLFDFCHREKAEDTSTPEIDLKARLKADLKKADRDYFDVVAFTHADLDHIQGSTDFFELQHARKYHGEGRIKIHELWVPAAMLLEQADNDHQMEEFVLLRQEARHRLLEGKDILVFSKPQALADWLEPLLKERGESASARDHLLIDAGTIVPGFSLDADKVEFFCHSPFIKHCDEGDIIRNEASLVFNVRFRADGAHYDYLEVGDATWDSMEDIVKTTRYHKNEDRLAWDLYNIPHHCSYLALSDEKGDKETEPKPLIKDLLRLGKKDAYIVSCSKPITDVKDSYTQKQPPHIQARKAYERYLKEVNGRKFLVTMEEPNANKPEPITFEITNGGVTWIRSTSIGAPAVILSTPPRAG; encoded by the coding sequence GTGGCAGACAAACATCAAGTCATTTTCTATCCGGTCGGCAACGGTGATACGACCCAGATCGTCCTGACCGGCGGTCGCCGTGTCCTGTTCGACTTTTGCCACCGCGAAAAAGCTGAAGACACGAGCACGCCGGAAATTGATCTCAAAGCGCGCCTGAAGGCCGACCTCAAAAAGGCGGATCGCGACTATTTCGATGTCGTGGCCTTCACGCACGCCGATCTGGATCACATCCAGGGCAGTACCGACTTTTTCGAGCTGCAGCACGCCAGGAAATATCATGGCGAAGGTCGAATCAAGATTCATGAACTCTGGGTGCCTGCCGCAATGCTGTTGGAGCAAGCCGACAACGACCACCAGATGGAAGAGTTCGTCCTGCTTCGACAGGAGGCTCGGCACCGCCTACTGGAGGGCAAGGACATCCTGGTGTTCTCGAAGCCTCAAGCACTGGCCGACTGGCTCGAACCCCTCCTGAAAGAGCGTGGCGAATCGGCTTCGGCCCGCGATCACCTGCTCATCGATGCCGGCACGATCGTACCCGGCTTCTCGCTCGACGCGGACAAGGTGGAGTTCTTCTGCCACTCGCCGTTCATCAAGCACTGCGACGAAGGCGACATCATCCGAAACGAGGCGTCACTGGTTTTCAACGTGCGCTTTCGCGCCGACGGCGCTCACTATGACTACCTCGAAGTCGGTGATGCAACCTGGGATAGCATGGAAGACATTGTGAAGACGACGCGGTATCACAAGAACGAGGACAGACTGGCCTGGGATCTGTACAACATCCCCCACCATTGCAGCTACCTGGCACTGAGCGACGAGAAAGGCGACAAGGAAACCGAGCCCAAACCACTGATCAAAGACCTCTTGCGGCTGGGCAAGAAGGACGCGTACATCGTCAGCTGTAGCAAGCCCATCACGGACGTGAAGGACTCGTACACCCAGAAGCAACCCCCACACATTCAGGCCCGCAAAGCCTACGAACGCTACTTGAAGGAAGTGAATGGTCGTAAATTCCTTGTCACAATGGAGGAACCCAACGCCAACAAGCCGGAGCCGATCACCTTCGAGATCACAAACGGCGGGGTGACCTGGATTCGCTCAACATCCATCGGTGCGCCGGCCGTCATTCTGTCGACGCCACCGCGGGCGGGCTGA